A single window of Granulibacter bethesdensis DNA harbors:
- a CDS encoding cation:proton antiporter — protein sequence MSPIALLLIQSLIIVAGPVLIWHGLKLQRIVPLAVLQILSGIALGPSLFGRFFPHASAWLFNSTSLGALSGLAAIAVLLFGFVAGLHLTPDSMRDNSSHGQSGLLVRLIAGSILVPTLLGGIAGLACGFSFPLAAATGISAGVTALPVLAAILRENGLSSSRLGQSALRIAAANDAGLWILLALLLAAGSDHRLLLVLLIGPIWFLGLPKLIRRASPWLLGHEDRLMAMAGIYALASGLLTEWLGLQYILGAFLAGATMPVALREDLLVRLESTCITLLMPFFFMLTGLRTSIDPHAAEFWVVLTVAMLSAVIGKMAGVAVMGRIGGESWRFGLVLGALLQTKGLMEVIVVNMLRTAHLIDDDAFSALIVMALICTTIAMPLAKGVLRDRSVMVEAASFLQRHRS from the coding sequence ATGTCGCCCATTGCCCTGCTGCTGATCCAAAGCCTGATCATCGTGGCAGGGCCAGTCCTGATATGGCACGGCCTGAAATTGCAACGCATCGTGCCACTGGCGGTGTTGCAGATCCTGTCCGGTATCGCCCTCGGCCCCAGCCTGTTCGGGCGTTTTTTTCCTCACGCCTCTGCCTGGCTGTTCAACAGCACCAGCCTTGGCGCACTTAGTGGTCTGGCGGCAATCGCCGTACTTCTCTTCGGCTTCGTGGCCGGACTACATCTCACCCCAGACAGCATGCGCGACAACAGTTCACACGGCCAGTCAGGATTGCTGGTCAGACTGATCGCAGGCAGCATTCTGGTTCCAACCCTGCTGGGGGGCATTGCCGGGCTGGCATGCGGGTTTTCCTTTCCGCTGGCTGCCGCCACCGGAATTTCCGCCGGGGTAACCGCTCTGCCTGTTCTGGCAGCAATCCTGCGGGAAAATGGCCTCTCCTCCTCTCGCCTTGGTCAAAGCGCGCTGCGGATTGCCGCCGCCAATGATGCCGGATTATGGATTTTGCTCGCACTGTTACTTGCCGCCGGAAGCGATCACCGGCTTCTGCTGGTCCTGCTGATCGGTCCGATCTGGTTTCTCGGGCTGCCGAAACTGATACGCCGCGCTTCTCCATGGCTGCTGGGGCATGAAGACCGCCTTATGGCCATGGCCGGAATCTATGCGCTGGCTTCAGGATTGCTGACCGAATGGCTGGGGCTGCAATATATTCTCGGTGCTTTTCTGGCGGGCGCGACGATGCCCGTCGCACTGCGGGAAGATCTGCTGGTCCGACTGGAATCCACGTGTATCACTCTGCTGATGCCGTTTTTCTTCATGTTAACAGGGCTTCGTACATCCATCGACCCGCATGCTGCCGAGTTCTGGGTCGTGCTGACGGTAGCCATGCTGTCTGCCGTCATCGGAAAAATGGCAGGCGTTGCCGTGATGGGACGTATCGGCGGAGAATCCTGGCGCTTTGGTCTGGTCCTTGGGGCGCTGCTCCAGACCAAAGGGCTGATGGAGGTCATCGTCGTCAACATGCTGCGCACCGCACATCTGATCGATGATGACGCTTTCTCCGCCCTGATTGTCATGGCTCTCATCTGCACCACCATCGCCATGCCGTTGGCAAAAGGAGTGCTGCGCGACCGGTCAGTTATGGTTGAAGCTGCCAGCTTCCTCCAGCGTCATCGGTCTTGA